Below is a genomic region from Flavobacterium ginsengisoli.
GCTCTTTCATTAATTCGACCGCATTTTTGATACGCTGTTTGTATTCTGATAAAGCAATTGGCACAACACCAAGTGTCATGTTTTGTATTTTTCCCAATTCGATATCTATAGTTGATCCGCCAACTCCAATTGTCATTTTTTATTTTTTAGTTAATATTAAATCGCTGTATGCTTCAATTTTTCAATAAAATTAAGGCATTATTTCGATTTTGTCTTATGTTGATGCAAACTAGATAAAATATTACATTTTAAGGGTAATATAATATCAGTTTCAGCTTAACATTGCGCTTACTTTTAAAAACTTAAATAATTAAGATTAAAATGAATTCAAAAACCTTTATTACCTCATTGTTTTTTCTTTTGTTGAACTATTTTACAATAGCTGCGCAAAAGATAGAAGAATCATCAGAGAATTTACAGCAAAGATTGAATGAATTATTTCCAAAAGCGATTGTAACTCGAATTGAAAATTTGGAAAATTATACCGAATCATATCAGATAATTTTAGATGAACCTTTAGATCATAAACATCCTGAGAAGGGAACTTTTCAGCATTATATTTATCTTTCTCATCTTGGTTTTGACAGACCAACGGTAATTGAAACTCATGGTTATAATACTGAAAATATAAAGAGTGAAGTAAGCAGTCTTTTGCAAGCAAATCAGGTTGCGGTTGAATATCGTTTTTACGGAAAATCAAGACCAAATCCGATTCAATGGGAATATTTAACCAATGATCAGGCTATTGCAGATTATCATGATATTGTAACTAAGTTGAAAAAAATATATTCTGGCAAATGGATTTCTACAGGAATTAGTAAAGGAGGAGAAACAGCTCTGATTTATAAATCTATTTATCCGAATGATGTAGATGTTGCAATGCCATATGTGGCTCCGTTAATTAATTCTTGTGAAGATCCTAGAACGATAAATCATACGAGAACAATTGGAACAGCAGAATGCAGAGCAAAAATAACCGCTTTTCAGAGAACTGTTTTGAAAGAAAAAGAAGCCGTTTTGGCCGTTTTTCAGGATTATGCAACTACAAAAAAAATGCAATTTACAGAAGTTCCTTTCGCTGAATCTTTAGAATATGCCGTTTTAGAATTTCCTTTTTCTTTTTGGCAATGGGGAGGAAAATGCGATGAGATTCCGCCAGCAAATGCTTCTGCAAAAGAATTATTTGATTATTTGAATAAAATTGTTGGAGTGGGAACTTACAGTGATAAAATGTCTTTTGTGTATTTACCGTCTTATTATCAGCATTTAAGTGAATTGGGTTACTACGGATTTGATCTAGAGCCTGTTGCCGATTTACTGACTATTGTAAAAAGCACTTCGAATGCAAGATTCGCGCCTAAAGATGTTGCAATTAAATACAACCCAAAATACATTAAAAAAGTTCGTAAATATGTTGAAAACAAAGGAGATAAAATTTTATACATCTACGGAGGTTATGATACTTGGTTCTCCTGTTCTCCAACTCCTAAACCAAATGTTGATGCTCTTAAAATGGTGCTTCCTAATGGAAGTCACTCTACCAGAGTAAGAGATTTTTCTGAAAATGATAGAACTTTAATTATGAATACTTTGAACAAATGGTTGAATTAGAAATCTAGATTGTATCGTACTAAAGTCTATTATAGTATTAAAGCCTGAGAATATACTTCTCGGGCTTTTTTTATTTATAGAATATATTTATAGGCTATTTTTCTTTTAAAAGATTAGTTTTTTCAATCTACGCGAGAATGCTTATTTTTACAGTCATAATATTATTTACTTCGTGTGTTATGAGAAAGAGAAACAAGTCACTACAGTATAAAATCAGAAAAAGATTTTTATTTTATCTGTTGCTGTTTTCCGTATTATCTTTCGGGAATATGCAGGCGCAACAGAAATTTACAATTGTGGCGGCGGCGAATTTAAAAGTCGCTTTAGATTCTATAAATAATGTTTTTAAAATTCAAAACCCAGATATAAATCCTCAGATTACTTATGGTGCTTCTGGAAAATTTTATGAGCAGATTTCTAGTGGAGCACCATTTGATTTATTCTTTTCAGCAGATATGGATTATGCTAATAAACTGGCAAATAAAAAAATGACAGCCTCAAAAGTAAAAATGTATGCTGTGGGTAAACTGGTTATTTGGAGCAAAAAAATGGATCCGAATAAAGCAAAAATGAATAGCCTTTTAGATGCTTCTATTCGAAAAATAGCTATCGGAAATCCTTCAACTGCGCCATACGGAGAAAAAGCAGTGGAGTGCTTAAAATTCTACAAAATATATGATAAAGTAAAAAACAAATTGGTCTTTGGCGATAATATTACACAAGCCACTCAGTTTGTAACTACCGGAAATGCTGATATTGGAATTACAGCCTTGTCTCTTGTGCTAACTCCTAATATGCAAAAAGAAGGAGGAAAGTATTATATTATTCCAGAAAAAAGCCATTCTTCGTTAGAACAAGGATGTGTAGTATTGAAACATGGAAAAGACAATGCAAATGCTGTAAAGTTTTATAATTTTATATCTTCTAAAAAAGCAATTGCTATTTTAAAATATTACGGATACGATACAAAGGCAAAATGAATGTACTAAAAGGAATTATAACTGAAATTCAATCGCATGAAGGCATTTCATTAGTTAAGCTGAAATCGAATGAAAATATCTTTACTTCGATCATTCTAGACGTGCCAGATTATTTAAAAGAAAATAATACAGTTAAAATCATTTTTAAGGAAACAGAAGTAATTATATCTAAAGATTTAAATCCTTCTATTAGTGTTCAGAATCAGATATGCGGCCGTATAGAATCTATAAAAAAAGGAGTAATTCTGAGTCAAATTACGTTATCGATTGGAGAAGATAAAATACAATCTATTATTACTACGAATGCCTGCGAACAATTAGATCTAAAAGAAAACCAAAACATATTGGCTTTAATAAAAACGAACGAAGTAAGCTTATCTGCCTATGATTAATCTAGACCCTTTATGGCTTACTGCAAAATTGGCTTTGATTACCACATTGATTCTTTTTATAGTCTCAATTCCGCTATGTTATTGGTTGTGCTACAGTCGATTTCGATTAAAAGCCATTATTGAGGCTCTAATTAGTTTGCCTTTGGTTTTACCGCCATCTGTTTTAGGTTTTTATCTTTTAATAGCTTTTAGTCCAGAAAACGCTTTTGGCAAGTTTCTCT
It encodes:
- a CDS encoding S28 family serine protease, with protein sequence MNSKTFITSLFFLLLNYFTIAAQKIEESSENLQQRLNELFPKAIVTRIENLENYTESYQIILDEPLDHKHPEKGTFQHYIYLSHLGFDRPTVIETHGYNTENIKSEVSSLLQANQVAVEYRFYGKSRPNPIQWEYLTNDQAIADYHDIVTKLKKIYSGKWISTGISKGGETALIYKSIYPNDVDVAMPYVAPLINSCEDPRTINHTRTIGTAECRAKITAFQRTVLKEKEAVLAVFQDYATTKKMQFTEVPFAESLEYAVLEFPFSFWQWGGKCDEIPPANASAKELFDYLNKIVGVGTYSDKMSFVYLPSYYQHLSELGYYGFDLEPVADLLTIVKSTSNARFAPKDVAIKYNPKYIKKVRKYVENKGDKILYIYGGYDTWFSCSPTPKPNVDALKMVLPNGSHSTRVRDFSENDRTLIMNTLNKWLN
- the modA gene encoding molybdate ABC transporter substrate-binding protein, producing MRKRNKSLQYKIRKRFLFYLLLFSVLSFGNMQAQQKFTIVAAANLKVALDSINNVFKIQNPDINPQITYGASGKFYEQISSGAPFDLFFSADMDYANKLANKKMTASKVKMYAVGKLVIWSKKMDPNKAKMNSLLDASIRKIAIGNPSTAPYGEKAVECLKFYKIYDKVKNKLVFGDNITQATQFVTTGNADIGITALSLVLTPNMQKEGGKYYIIPEKSHSSLEQGCVVLKHGKDNANAVKFYNFISSKKAIAILKYYGYDTKAK
- a CDS encoding TOBE domain-containing protein, producing MNVLKGIITEIQSHEGISLVKLKSNENIFTSIILDVPDYLKENNTVKIIFKETEVIISKDLNPSISVQNQICGRIESIKKGVILSQITLSIGEDKIQSIITTNACEQLDLKENQNILALIKTNEVSLSAYD